A window from Festucalex cinctus isolate MCC-2025b chromosome 4, RoL_Fcin_1.0, whole genome shotgun sequence encodes these proteins:
- the tcf12 gene encoding transcription factor 12 isoform X3, with translation MYCAYPVPGMGSNSLMYYYNGKSVYAPSPNSEDFNRDSPSYTSPKPSSNMFASTFFDGTHSSSDPWNSTNGINQPSYGGMLPGSSSHIPQSGNYSSLHSHERLNYPAHSASPDINASLPPMSTFHRSSTTTSPFVSATHTPSVNNADGVLAAANRGNATGSSQTGDALGKALASIYSPDHTSSSFPSNPSTPVGSPSPLTATAGTGSAGTVVTAAGTPSGRPGTTQWPRPSGQTPSSPNYENSLHSLKNRVHQQLHEHLQDAMSFLKDVCESRMEDRLDRLDDAILVLRNHAVGSTTSLPSDIHSLLGQAQNGQLAAIGASFPASALAPSRTAAMGSSHADDTASLNSHGGLPSTGSTSSTELNHQVEAFRGLAGQVATALALKVEKQEKDDMNDSLSGDEKSEDESDSLKTPRAGTHTSLTEDEDLNPEQKAERERERRMANNARERLRVRDINEAFKELGRMCQLHLKSEKPQTKLLILHQAVAVILSLEQQVRERNLNPKAACLKRREEEKVSGGSGDGQQGHTGVHPSLTDTSNPMGHL, from the exons ATGTATTGCGCGTATCCCGTCCCTGGAATGGGAAGTAACTCTTTAATGTACTACTACAATGGGAAATCG GTGTACGCGCCATCTCCAAACTCAGAGGACTTCAACAGAGATTCGCCATCCTACACTTCTCCTAAGCCCTCCAGCAATATGTTTGCAAGCACTTTCTTTG ATGGTACCCATAGTTCATCTGACCCTTGGAACTCAACCAATGGGATTAACCAGCCCAGCTATGGAGGAATGCTTCCAGGATCTTCATCTCACATACCACAGTCAGGAAACTACAGCAGCCTACACTCGCACGAACGTCTG AACTACCCAGCACACTCCGCTTCCCCAGACATCAATGCCAGTCTTCCTCCCATGTCCACCTTCCACAGAAGCAGCACAACAACGTCACCATTTGTCTCTGCAACACACACCCCGTCGGTCAATAACGCAGATGGGGTGCTGG CTGCTGCAAATCGGGGGAACGCCACTGGAAGCTCACAGACTGGAGACGCACTTGGCAAGGCTTTAGCCTCG ATTTACTCACCTGACCACACAAGCAGTAGTTTCCCCTCCAACCCGTCTACGCCTGTGGGTTCCCCTTCACCTCTCACAGCCACAGCAGGCACTGGCTCAGCAGGGACTGTGGTCACGGCTGCCGGCACACCGTCTGGAAGACCAG GTACCACCCAGTGGCCTCGTCCTAGTGGACAGACCCCTTCTTCCCCAAATTATGAGAACTCACTTCACTCACTG AAAAACAGAGTTCATCAGCAGTTACATGAGCATCTTCAGGATGCCATGTCTTTCTTAAAGGATGTCTGTGAG TCGCGAATGGAGGATCGTCTTGACCGACTGGATGATGCAATCTTGGTTCTGAGGAACCACGCAGTGGGCTCCACCACCAGTCTACCCAGCGACATCCACAGTCTGCTGGGACAGGCACAAAATGGTCAACTGGCAGCCATTGGAGCAAGTTTCCCTGCCTCGGCGTTAGCTCCCAGTCGGACAGCGGCGATG GGTTCTTCCCATGCTGATGACACAGCTAGCCTGAACAGCCACGGAGGCCTGCCAAGCACTGGCTCCACGTCCAGCACAGAACTCAACCACCAAGTTGAAGCATTCAGAG GCTTGGCTGGTCAGGTGGCTACCGCCTTGGCGCTGAAGGTGGAGAAGCAGGAaaaggatgacatgaatgattCCCTCTCAGGCGATGAGAAGTCAGAAGATGAGAGCGACAGCCTGAAAACACCGCGCGCTGGCACGCACACAAG TCTGACTGAGGATGAAGACCTGAATCCAGAACAGAAAGCGGAGCGGGAGCGAGAGCGGAGGATGGCCAACAATGCCCGGGAACGCTTGCGGGTGCGGGACATAAACGAGGCCTTCAAAGAGCTGGGTCGCATGTGCCAGCTGCACCTGAAGAGCGAGAAGCCTCAGACCAAACTGCTCATCCTCCATCAGGCCGTGGCCGTCATCCTCAGTTTGGAGCAGCAAGTTAGAG AGCGAAATCTCAACCCCAAAGCGGCCTGCCTTAAGAGAAGAGAGGAGGAAAAAGTTTCGGGCGGTTCCGGTGACGGCCAGCAAGGTCACACGGGGGTCCACCCAAGCTTGACTGACACATCCAACCCTATGGGCCACCTCTGA